The Desmospora profundinema sequence ACAATCCGCTTCACCTCAAATATTATGCACGAATCCAGGGTCGATCGGCCAACAGTCCGCCGAATAACGACACGAACAATGACACCATTAAACCGATGACAAGCGAGGATGGATCTGGCATTCATAAGATATGATCGTAAACAACTGATTAAATACCATGAGTAACAATCCTGCTATTCCTGCTGAAACATAAGGATGCTCATATCCTCTGGCAGCAACATATCCCGCCGGTAGATAGGTGATCAATGTCACAAGAAAAATAAATACCCAATCCAGACCCATAAGGAAAAAACCCAGAATGACACTTAATACCAATGAAAGAATCAAGCCTGCTCCCATTCCTTGAAGTATTTTAATGAACATTATTGTCCTCCTTAGACGAAATCATAAGTTCCGCTCGATAATAAAAGGCAGAGAAAAATGTACTAATTAACAGGCTACATACAAATAATATTGAACCCGGTATGCTACCTCCTCCGGTAAAAGAAACAATTGCGCCAGCAATAAACAATATAGCAATAGATAATAAGCTGTCTTTCTCTTTTTCCCCTCTACTACTCAAATCTGCATATAGTGTTAAACAAATGGACTTTCTATATTTGTAACCCAAAACAATGGAGGAAATATACAGAATTACCGAAACTATACCTAGCCAAATTACTTCCCCCGAAATTCTCCATACTATAGCCAAAGCATAAAAAACACCTATATTTATTGATGAAATTATAAAAATAAATCTGTGGGTTAGTTTTTCAAAAGACCCAATAATGTTACCTAGAACAATCCAAGCTATAAGCAAAAGTAAAGAGAATAGCCATATACCTATCCAAATACTTGATATATCAGGTAATACAGCTGTACCTCCTCCAGTAACAAACGGGAAAATCAATATAAGAAAATATGCTACAATAGATGGTTTGCCTTTCACACTTACACCCCATTTTTAGCCTGTAACCCAATTCCAGGCTCCCTTGAATTTATCCCCTACCCATGTCACACCATCAGATAGTTTTTCACCAGCCCACGATACTCCTTGAGATCCTTTTTCATATACCCATGTTGCACCTTGTGACATTTTTTCATATGTCCACTTCACACCTTGTCGAGGCTTCTTTAGCTCCGCCTAAGTAATTTTCCACAACAAAACCAATAAGTACTGCTAAACCAACCCCAAGTAACAGCTAGAGTGGTAAAGCTACTATACCCACAGCGGCAAGACCAGCAGCTAGCAACCCTGCCAAAGCTGCCCCCGCTAAGCCATACGCTATAACAAATGCTAAATCCGTTGTTAATGAAGCGAGATTTCCGCTGGATGCAAGCCCTTCATCTGCTTTACCTCCAAATGTATGATCATAGGTTGTAAAACCCACTGTAATGAGTGTTCCAATCCACCCTGCTTTTTTTGCTACCGATGATGCGGAATTGAAACTTGAACTCCTGAAGTTCACGTTTTCCGCAAAAGCATTGCGCAGCTCATACTTTACTGCACTAGCTATAGAGGGGTTATTCTTAGTAAAAGTTTTTCGCATTTAAGAAGTTTTGTAGTTTCGGATTATCGGGACTGTATCTTACCCCACTCATCCCCTGTCGTCCAATCGAATTAACAAGGAAGTTTGCTATGGGCTTTCCTATTGCAAGTTCTTTGCTTCCAAGCTTAATTTTAAAATTGTTCAAGCTACGGAAGTGATGAGCCGCTTTACCTTTAAATATAGAATATCCTTTATCATTGATATAGTACTCAAAACCGAATTTCTTACTCATCACTAACTGAGGGGTCCAATCCATCGTGGTATTCCAAACAACATGTAATATTAAACCTACATTTGAAGAAGAAGACCAATCGACCCCTTCGTCTTGGCTTAGATTTGCCTCAGTTTTCACACTTTCTTCTTGTGTTACTCCATCCGAACTTTTAACACCTTCACTTTTCGGATTATAACGTTGGATTCCCGTTTTGGGGTCTACTTCTAATTTCGACTTTGGATTGAACCCCTCCGAGATCACTGGTGACGCGACAGCCGCTAAAGGCTGGAATAGCATTGTAAGGAAGAATACACTCACGAGCAACAACGAGGTCCATCTAATGGATCGCTCAGGCTGTTCTTTCCTCCATACTTTATTAGTCACTTTCGGATTTCTTTTCAATCTCTTTTTCTGTTCGCTTCTTATCCTTTTCTATCTCTTCGTTAAATTTATTACCGTAACTACTAGCATAATTATCTAGATTACGCGTTCTAGATTTAATCAATTCATCTACATTGTTACTATTCCCGTCTATTAATTCCATATCTTCCATAATAATTAATATCTTATACAACCGATCTTCTTCTTGTATTAAAAATTTATAAAATTCATCTTCCAAATCTATTAACTCGTAGTATTTGTCTGAGTTTTGTTGTGCAATTGAACCGTAATTCTCATTTTTCCAATCCTCCCATGCTTCTTCAATTTTATCACGTTCCCTTTCCATAAACTCCCGCAATTCTTCTTCCGTGTTGACCGTTTCGTATACGCCACCGCCGGCTTCCGCTACTTGTTTTAATTCTATTTGGCCTTTATCATCCACATCAAAACCAATGATATTGACCATCGCCTGTATGTCCGACTGATTTAATTTCTTCGCTTCTTTTACTGGATCGCCGCCACACGTCTCCTCTCCATCACTTACGACATAAACCAAATTGCGGGCGTTCTGGGAGTTGGTACTTAAATCGTCTCTAGCGCTTTGGATTGCAGCCGCCAAAGGAGTCCAACCCGTGGGTTTGACGCTGTCCAGTGATTGCTGGAAACGATCGTCATCATATGTATTGGCTTCATAGATAACCTCATTGCTGTCACAAGAGATTGCCTTGTCTTTTCGACTGTTGCTTCCTTTGTGACCGTAGACTCTCAGTGAAACGGTGGCTTCTTTTGGAAGGTTGGAGGCGAAGTGATGGACAGCGTCTTTTGCCAAATCCATCTTCACGCCACCCGGCACTTGTGCCGCCATGCTTCCACTCGCATCCAACAAGATCGCTACATTTAATTTTTCCGGCACAAAATCCAGACCAGTTGCAATATCGGGTTGATCACTTAACTTATGTTCGGTGTCAAACTCATCAAATGCCTTTTTAAAAGGCCTGTAATCTTCCGCTACCAGAGAAAGCATCAAGCCATACGCTTCTTCTGGATCCATTTTGTCATGTTTTTTAAGCTCCTTTTTAATTTGATCGATATCGTATTGATCCCCGGCAAACGTGCCTGGTTCGGCTTCCAATATATCCTCGATACTTTGTGATGCATCATGCTTTTCCGTAGACTTCTCATTTTTATAGTTGTCACTTTCATTTGGGCTACAAGCGATCAGAAAGACGATTGCTACTATAGTCATAAAAATCGTTACTTTCTTAAACATATGACACCCCTCGTATTAGAAATGGTTTAGATTTAGAGGGAAGTCTACCCCGAGCTGAAGATCGACCGTTGTACACCAGACACTGAGAAGTAGCTCCATGCCTTTCGTCAATCAGCTCAGGGGTAAATTCCCTTCTATTAAGCAATCAATCCGTAATGACAAATTCCCCTTCCGCGAGCAGATCCTCGCCGCGCCAAACCTTCATCTCATAGTTTCCGGTCTCATAGAAGCCATGGAACTCATATGAGTTGCTGAACTCCCACTTGTATTTGTTTTCGTCCGGCTTTACTTCCTGAATCATCTCCTGCAACACCCGATCCCCGTCCTTATTGATGATTTGAATTTTAAGCCGGGTGGTGTCGAATTGCTGTTCCTTAGGCATATGGAACACCATGGCGAAGGATTCGTCCTTACCGAAGTGCTTGCGACGGTTTAACGCTTCAAAGTTTCCTTCATCCCGGGGATAATCCCCGAATTCAATTTTGGAGACTTGCGGCCCCTTTTCCTCGGCATCCGCATCAGCCTCTTTATCGGAGAACATACCGCAACCCGTACCCACGATCAACAAAACAGCACACAGCGCCAGCAGCCAACCTTTCTTCACGTACGTACCCTCCCGTATGCAATCAGTCCATAATAATAAAGTCGCCCTCGGCGAGTAAGTCTTTGCCGCGCCATACCTTCATCTGGTAGTCGCCCGTCTCGTAAAACCCATGAAAGGAAGAAGAACTGGTGAACTCCCATTTCAATTGATGATCTTTCGGTTTCACTTCTTCAATCATCTCTTGGAGAACGCGATCCCCGTCGGCTTTAATGATCTGGAACTTCAACCTCGTCACATCGAACTTTTTCTCTCCAGGCATCTGAAAAGCCATCGCAACGTCCTCGTCCCTGCCGAAATGTTTACGAGGGTGAATGATTTCATAATTCCCCTCGTCTTGTGGATAATCCCCAAACACAATCGTAGCGACTTCCGTCGTCTCTTCCTGTTCTTCCGCATCGGCATCCGATTCGCCGCTTCCCAGCATTCCGCATCCGGCACCGACAATCAACAATCCGACCAACAAAAGAATCCACCCGATTCTGGACATATGCACCCCTTCCTTTCCTTATCAGTTGGATAGCTTGTCTCGTTCCTTATCCCGTTTATAACGGACATCATCCCGGATTTGGTCCCGGTTGGTGCGCACTTCCTTCTTCAGTTGCTCTTTTGTTTGGTAGGAATAGCGCTTCAACGCTTCCCGACGATTGTAGAAACGGGATTGCACTGCTGAAATCGTGCTGTACTCAAAGTCCCGTTCCTCTTTTAAATAGGTGAGGGCGTCTTTAAAGTGGGCGTGCTCCCATTCGGCCAAACGGCGCAAGTCCTGATGGTTCTGATCCAGGTGGCCTAGCTTATGAGAGGCTATGATCCGGGCTTTTTCTTCATGGACCTTGGCCCATTGTTGCCATTCTTCGCGAAGGCGTCTAAATTCCCCTTCGAAATACTCTTCCAGGGCCACCTTGGTTTCCGCTGATTGATAGGTGCCGCCACCGGCATTGGCCACGTCCAACAGCGCTTCCTGCCCTTCGTCATCCACATCAAATCCGATGATATTCACCACCGCCTCTATGTCGGATTCATGAAGCTCCTCGGCTGCCGCCACCGGGTCCCCATCACAGGTCTCAATCCCGTCACTGACCACATAAACGATGTTTTGGACGTTGCCCCCCGTATGATCGGCAAGTGAATCCTTGGCATATTCAATCGCACCGCCCAGGGGAGTCCATCCTGCAGGCTTGACCGCCTTCAAGGCAGACTGAAACTTTTTGTCGTCATACTGGCCCAGTTTGTAAATCTCTTCGATACTGCTACAGGAGACATCCTTGTCGCTTTTGCTGCTACTGCCCTTATGTCCGTATACCTGAAGGGAGACGTTGGCCCCTTTGGGCATGTTGGCGACAAAGTTCTGGACCGACGCCTTGGCCAGATCCATCTTTTGCCCGCCTTCCACCTTTTCCGCCATGCTGCCGCTGGCGTCCAGCAGGATCACCAC is a genomic window containing:
- a CDS encoding vWA domain-containing protein; the protein is MFKKVTIFMTIVAIVFLIACSPNESDNYKNEKSTEKHDASQSIEDILEAEPGTFAGDQYDIDQIKKELKKHDKMDPEEAYGLMLSLVAEDYRPFKKAFDEFDTEHKLSDQPDIATGLDFVPEKLNVAILLDASGSMAAQVPGGVKMDLAKDAVHHFASNLPKEATVSLRVYGHKGSNSRKDKAISCDSNEVIYEANTYDDDRFQQSLDSVKPTGWTPLAAAIQSARDDLSTNSQNARNLVYVVSDGEETCGGDPVKEAKKLNQSDIQAMVNIIGFDVDDKGQIELKQVAEAGGGVYETVNTEEELREFMERERDKIEEAWEDWKNENYGSIAQQNSDKYYELIDLEDEFYKFLIQEEDRLYKILIIMEDMELIDGNSNNVDELIKSRTRNLDNYASSYGNKFNEEIEKDKKRTEKEIEKKSESD
- a CDS encoding vWA domain-containing protein yields the protein MRRIGTGFLALMLVFTAGCSLLVQSDPSADNKLKEEKTAEKEPDYSGLKAPAELDSVDILRGPGQFSGTQYDLKKIRPELDEISAAVSAAQLESQLIKMMAEDFRPYVKKFEDFDTSVIDIEAGPGGIREIEVPEGQEVNVVILLDASGSMAEKVEGGQKMDLAKASVQNFVANMPKGANVSLQVYGHKGSSSKSDKDVSCSSIEEIYKLGQYDDKKFQSALKAVKPAGWTPLGGAIEYAKDSLADHTGGNVQNIVYVVSDGIETCDGDPVAAAEELHESDIEAVVNIIGFDVDDEGQEALLDVANAGGGTYQSAETKVALEEYFEGEFRRLREEWQQWAKVHEEKARIIASHKLGHLDQNHQDLRRLAEWEHAHFKDALTYLKEERDFEYSTISAVQSRFYNRREALKRYSYQTKEQLKKEVRTNRDQIRDDVRYKRDKERDKLSN